In Oncorhynchus gorbuscha isolate QuinsamMale2020 ecotype Even-year linkage group LG08, OgorEven_v1.0, whole genome shotgun sequence, one genomic interval encodes:
- the LOC124040863 gene encoding microtubule-associated protein 6 homolog has translation MAWPCISRVCCLARFWNQFDKSDLSVPLTIQNYSDITDQEVQSVTRQVPTDRVLRHNYSTTEHRGSPQTPGDAPGTQRSLRGRREPNFKPQEDYQQTGVPFSTVTQYKQDYKPWPIPKKENFPWISNVGKGGEVGSDSPVNSNPNASQTRGDMGEREERGRQRWGEQGTATAKSSYRQEYRLWTGARPAKTTRKQCPPAPYASPGSGVSHLPNETSYQAAYNGGGEAFRHTELHQRDHTPSTPTADLLTPTVPQNTVTPLQPYSIATTTPITTTAGLQQSSLPERPDLSIGTMGEEQLVRTKLSPNPSAVFQSGSRIFNI, from the exons ATGGCTTGGCCGTGCATAAGCAGAGTGTGCTGTCTGGCTCGGTTCTGGAACCAGTTTGATAAATCCGATCTTTCAGTGCCACTGACCATACAGAACTACTCGGACATCACCGACCAAGAGGTACAATCCGTCACCAGGCAGGTACCGACGGACCGGGTTCTGAGGCACAACTATTCCACCACGGAACATCGCGGATCCCCCCAGACACCGGGAGATGCCCCGGGGACCCAGAGGTCATTGAGGGGCCGGAGGGAGCCTAACTTCAAACCCCAGGAGGACTACCAACAAACCGGTGTGCCTTTCTCCACTGTCACCCAGTACAAACAGGATTACAAACCCTGGCCTATTCCGAAGAAGGAGAATTTCCCCTGGATTAGCAATGTCGGAAAAGGGGGTGAAGTTGGTTCGGATAGCCCCGTGAACAGTAACCCCAATGCGAGCCAGACTAGAGGggacatgggggagagagaggagcggggcAGACAGAGGTGGGGGGAGCAGGGGACGGCAACAGCCAAAAGCTCTTACAG ACAGGAGTACAGGCTGTGGACGGGGGCAAGACCAGCCAAGACCACCAGGAAACAATGCCCCCCTGCCCCGTATGCCAGTCCCGGATCGGGGGTCTCCCACCTCCCTAATGAGACCAGCTACCAAGCCGCCTACAACGGAGGTGGGGAGGCTTTCAGACACACAGAGCTTCACCAGAGGGACCATACTCCCAGCACCCCCACTGCTGACCTGCTGACCCCCACCGTCCCCCAAAACACCGTAACCCCACTCCAGCCCTACTCCATTGCCACTACCACCCCTATCACCACCACCGCCGGCCTCCAGCAGAGCAGCCTGCCAGAGAGACCTGACCTCAGTATAGGAACCATGGGAGAG